In Benincasa hispida cultivar B227 chromosome 8, ASM972705v1, whole genome shotgun sequence, the sequence tatttttgataaaaagTCATTTCgtataatttaaaaagtatatcccatgtttcaaattttgaaacgattaattataaattaccatGACAATGatacttttattttctttttggtctttttttttttttttttttactttaataGNTTTAATAGgatttgttttctttaattgaatttatttaaaatatatccCATTCATGCAtggaaaaggttttttttttttctccttcttttctttaaaatatatcCTATTTATACACTTACAAAAGTTTAGAATTAATAGATATAAACTTTAAGTTCAAgatataaatttgtaatttaattaaaaaataaaaaagacaaataatttagtttttttttcaagaaaacatATAATGTAGATATCCGAGCAAAACATTTTCTAATATAATGTGGTTGTAGACAAACCAATCAAACGAATTTCAACTCaacttaaaataaaaggaaGGAACTATCCAATCAAATATCTAAGCGCATAACGTAATAAAGTGAGACCAAAAATATCATATTCGAAACAACTCGAAAGACTTTAATAACGTAAAACTTCATAATAGATAATTCAACGACTTTGTGACACAAACACCGACATTAAAACATACCTATTGTCTTCTTAGGTATCATTCAACATGCATGTTCTTTCCCTCACACCATGTCTTAATACTAAAATCAACCAAACAAATTGAAAAAGGCatatttcaattattattattattttaaagctctctatcattttaaattctttggTGGGCAagtaagattttcagtaattgatatatagaaaatttataatctcatgctagaaataaataaataaaagcaaaTGGAAATGACTAAAATACCCTCAAAATTTGGGAAGGGCCCGCCGGAGAATTAACAAAAAccgtaataataataataataataataaaaaaaaaaaaaaaaggcttgaCTGGAGCCGGAGCTAAGGATTGGGATTGGGTGGACAGATGGCCCATGGAGACAGCACGCGAAGCCGAAGAAGGGGCTCTTTTTGCTCTGCTTAAAATGGCTCATTTCACACTCTCATTTCGTCTCGCTGCTCAgagatttgagagaaaaagaacacagaaagaaagaagagagaggGGAGAGAATTTGAGGGAAAGGCTCTGTGTTGGAGAGCGAAGAATTCAGAACAGAATTAGCTCCGACAAGAATCACAGACACCCCTCAAAGCAAAATACTCTCTGAAGTCTTCAGTGAGTCCTCTAAAACCCTTCTCCCTTttgcttagttttttttttcttccattaatttgttttacttaatttattggttcaaTCTGCTCTGTTTTTGAAGTGTTTTCCGCCATTGATTATGAATTCTTGTGTATTTTCTGGGATTTTTAACGTTTCTCTGGTTTTTTCAGTCCATGTTTCTGACCCATTTCGTTTGTTTCTTGTAGAATAATTTgttctctcttcctctctcgACGTTTGTTAAGAAAAACTCGCAAAAGGGGGTTTAGCGGAGGGATTTATGTCTTCTGAGCTTCGTCTGTCCTCTGGAGCTTTGAAGCAGCTCTGGTTTTCTTCTTCGCCTCTGTTTTTCGCACTTCACATGCAATTTGATTCTTGGCAACAACAAAGTTTTCGACCCATTTTCATGCAGTTAAGATCAAATCGGTATGTgggttttgtttattttaagagTTTAATACCTGAGACTCCGTTATCTTCGACCGATTATGGGTTTATGGGTGtttttttaaaacccttttttcTGGTCTTTGtttcatttccttttcttttttcctcctgCAGGTCTTGTTCTGGAGTGAAGAGATTTCAAGATTCTTTCAGATATCATATTCTTTTCtcaattttggttcatttttgttTCAGGGTTTTGGGTTTTCGTTGACATCAAAGATCGCCTAAAACTTTCTCTGCCTTCCATTTCCCGGCCACCCTCTCAATTTTTCACCCTTTTTCCTAAAACAAGTTTTGCCCTCGTTTATTTGTTCATTATAGTTTGAGGATAAAACGTCGTGATTCCAAAGACAGTTTCCAATCGGCGATATGTATGgtaaagaagagaagaaaatgaagcacCTAAAAGAAGGAAAATCCAGTTCTGTTAGGAAAATTCGTGTACTGTTTCACGATCCTGATGCCACCGACTACTCAAGTGAAGAAGATGAACGTGTCAATGTCAATCAAGGGGCTAAGAAGATTGTTTGGGAGATACCGTTTCCCGATATCCACCGAAAACCATCCAAGGAGAGCTCACAGAAAGAAAGGACTGATAGAGGCAAATTCAAAACCAAGACTGAAGTAAAAGAAAGCAGTAGAAGCACACAGAGATCATCATCGATGTATAAAGGCGTTCGACGAAGGAAATGGGGGAAATATGCGGCAGAGATTCGCGATCCTTTTCGCGGTCGAAGATTATGGCTCGGTACTTATAACACTGCAGAAGAAGCTGCTGTTGCTTATCAGAGAAAGAAGCATGAGTTTGAAAGTATGCAATCCATGGAGAATTACAGCAGTGAGCTAAGTGGAGAGAAATTTGAGGAGAAGAAGATCAGATCACTTGTTGAAGACACTGTTGAATCTGCAGAAATTATGGCAATGTTTTCCCATCCTTCACCGTCATCAGTACTTGATCTGTGTACTGGAAGTTTATGCAGCAATGGACTCAAGAATGTAATTGAAGAATTCAATGTGGATCACACCAAGGAACATACAATCACAGAAAAATGTATGGTTGTGCTTGATGGAGTTGAAGACATGCTGGAATCCATCTATAAAGAAGAGCAGTCCATTTCAAACATCTTGGAAGAGACACCGATGCCAATGGCGATGCCAATACCGCCATTAGATGACCGTGAATTGGATTTTCAAGTTCTTGAAGACAATGCACTGATCTGCAACGATTTCGATCAGTTATCTGATGATATGAACTACATAGACAATTGTACTCTATACAACATCGAAAACAGTCTCGGGGCACTCGATCTTcctccgatggacatagaatttgacaaggagttttcttggTTTGACGAGACGTTGAGTATATCATGCATGTAAGTTTTGCAGTTAGGAGATATTAGTATTGAGAGCagtaaaaaagggaaaaaaaaaaaaaaaaaaaagagattgtCTTGAGTGAATTTGATCTAGAAAATAAAACCATTGTGAGGATGCAATCTGTGATAATGTTTTGGTAGAGGGAGAGAGTTCTTGGGTTTTTCTTTGTGCTTTTAGAGCCGTCcaagatattttttttgttcaacTCTCATTTGTACTGCtaagttatataattgttatcgTCCATGCAAGTCTGATAAGTTTTGCCTGCTGCTCTGCACCAATTGTATATTCAGAAActgtcatttttatttttgctttcCTCCTCTGTTCTGTCATAGAGAGACAAACTCTGAGTTTGGTCTTATCTGTCCTACTTGATGCCTTTTCTTTTGATTCCCTTTATAAGATGACTCGCTGATTTTGTCTCTTGTTTGATTTTGCTGCTTTTCTTTATGGCAAGTGTTTGGCAAAACCTTACGAGGATGATTAGAGCCAGAGAAGCAAGTGTAAGGTAATGTAGAGTGAGAATC encodes:
- the LOC120083320 gene encoding ethylene-responsive transcription factor CRF6-like → MYGKEEKKMKHLKEGKSSSVRKIRVLFHDPDATDYSSEEDERVNVNQGAKKIVWEIPFPDIHRKPSKESSQKERTDRGKFKTKTEVKESSRSTQRSSSMYKGVRRRKWGKYAAEIRDPFRGRRLWLGTYNTAEEAAVAYQRKKHEFESMQSMENYSSELSGEKFEEKKIRSLVEDTVESAEIMAMFSHPSPSSVLDLCTGSLCSNGLKNVIEEFNVDHTKEHTITEKCMVVLDGVEDMLESIYKEEQSISNILEETPMPMAMPIPPLDDRELDFQVLEDNALICNDFDQLSDDMNYIDNCTLYNIENSLGALDLPPMDIEFDKEFSWFDETLSISCM